From Streptomyces sp. 6-11-2, one genomic window encodes:
- the pyrF gene encoding orotidine-5'-phosphate decarboxylase: MSPVEPFGARLRRAMDERGPLCVGIDPHASLLAEWGLNDDVAGLERFSRTVVEALAGRVAALKPQSAFYERFGSRGLAVLEKSVEEARAAGALVVMDAKRGDIGSTMAAYAESFLRKDAPLFSDALTVSPYLGYGSLRPAVDLARESGAGLFVLALTSNPEGAEVQHAVRPDGRSVAATVLAHLAEENAGQAPLGSFGAVVGATLGDLSSYDLDMGGPLLAPGIGAQGATPADLPRVFGSAVRNVVPSVSRGVLRHGPEVGALRSAAERFAEEIRTAVTGG, translated from the coding sequence ATGAGCCCGGTGGAACCCTTCGGCGCGCGTCTGCGCCGTGCCATGGACGAGCGCGGCCCGCTGTGCGTCGGCATCGACCCGCACGCCTCGCTGCTCGCCGAGTGGGGCCTGAACGACGACGTGGCCGGTCTGGAGCGGTTCAGCCGCACCGTGGTGGAGGCGCTGGCCGGCCGGGTGGCCGCCCTGAAGCCGCAGAGCGCCTTCTACGAGCGTTTCGGCTCGCGCGGCCTCGCCGTCCTGGAGAAGTCGGTCGAGGAGGCCCGGGCGGCCGGGGCGCTGGTCGTGATGGACGCCAAGCGCGGCGACATCGGCTCGACCATGGCCGCCTACGCCGAGTCGTTCCTGCGCAAGGACGCGCCGCTGTTCTCGGACGCGCTCACCGTCTCGCCGTACCTCGGCTACGGGTCGCTGAGGCCCGCGGTCGACCTGGCGCGGGAGAGCGGCGCGGGCCTGTTCGTGCTGGCCCTGACCTCCAACCCGGAGGGCGCCGAGGTCCAGCACGCCGTGCGGCCCGACGGCCGTTCCGTGGCCGCGACCGTGCTCGCGCACCTCGCCGAGGAGAACGCGGGGCAGGCCCCGCTCGGCTCCTTCGGCGCGGTGGTGGGGGCCACGCTGGGCGACCTGTCGTCGTACGACCTGGACATGGGCGGGCCGCTGCTCGCGCCGGGGATCGGCGCGCAGGGAGCGACGCCGGCCGACCTTCCCCGGGTGTTCGGCTCCGCGGTGCGCAACGTGGTCCCGAGCGTCAGCCGGGGTGTTCTGCGTCACGGTCCCGAGGTGGGGGCGCTGCGGAGCGCCGCGGAGCGCTTCGCGGAGGAGATCAGGACCGCGGTGACCGGCGGCTGA
- a CDS encoding integration host factor, translating to MALPPLTPEQRAAALEKAAAARRERAEVKNRLKHSGASLHEVIKQGQENDVIGKMKVSALLESLPGVGKVRAKQIMERLGISESRRVRGLGSNQIASLEREFGSTGS from the coding sequence GTGGCTCTTCCGCCCCTAACCCCTGAACAGCGCGCAGCCGCGCTCGAAAAGGCCGCCGCGGCTCGCCGGGAGCGGGCCGAGGTCAAGAATCGACTCAAGCACTCCGGCGCCTCCCTGCACGAGGTCATCAAGCAGGGCCAGGAGAACGACGTCATCGGCAAGATGAAGGTCTCCGCCCTTCTTGAGTCCCTGCCGGGCGTGGGCAAGGTCCGCGCCAAGCAGATCATGGAGCGGCTCGGTATCTCCGAGAGCCGTCGCGTGCGCGGCCTCGGGTCCAACCAGATCGCCTCCCTGGAGCGCGAGTTCGGCAGCACCGGCTCCTGA
- the gmk gene encoding guanylate kinase, translated as MAVTPRGATPVPPDARPRLTVLSGPSGVGKSTVVAHMRKEHPEVWLSVSATTRKPRPGEQHGVHYFFVTDEEMDKMIANGELLEWAEFAGNRYGTPRAAVLEHLESGVPVLLEIDLQGARQVRESMPEGRLVFLAPPSWEELVRRLTGRGTEPPEVIERRLEAAKIELAAEPEFDETLVNTSVEDVARELLALMDVV; from the coding sequence ATGGCTGTAACACCCCGGGGCGCGACCCCCGTACCCCCGGACGCACGTCCGCGGCTGACCGTGCTCTCCGGCCCCTCAGGGGTCGGCAAGAGCACGGTCGTCGCCCATATGCGCAAGGAACACCCCGAGGTCTGGCTGTCGGTGTCCGCGACGACCCGCAAGCCCCGTCCCGGTGAGCAGCACGGCGTCCACTACTTCTTCGTCACCGACGAGGAGATGGACAAGATGATCGCCAACGGCGAGCTGCTGGAGTGGGCCGAGTTCGCGGGCAACCGCTACGGCACGCCGCGCGCCGCCGTGCTGGAGCACCTGGAGTCGGGTGTGCCGGTGCTGCTGGAGATCGACCTCCAGGGCGCCCGGCAGGTCCGCGAGTCCATGCCCGAGGGCCGGCTGGTGTTCCTGGCTCCTCCCTCCTGGGAGGAACTCGTGCGCAGACTCACCGGGCGGGGGACCGAGCCGCCCGAGGTCATCGAACGGCGGCTGGAGGCGGCGAAGATCGAACTCGCGGCCGAGCCGGAGTTCGACGAGACCCTGGTCAACACCTCCGTCGAGGACGTGGCTCGCGAGCTGCTAGCCTTGATGGACGTTGTGTGA
- the rpoZ gene encoding DNA-directed RNA polymerase subunit omega, with the protein MSSSISAPEGIINPPIDELLEATDSKYSLVIYAAKRARQINAYYSQLGEGLLEYVGPLVDTHVHEKPLSIALREINAGLLTSEAIEGPGQ; encoded by the coding sequence GTGTCCTCTTCCATCTCCGCGCCCGAGGGCATCATCAACCCGCCGATCGACGAGCTCCTCGAGGCCACCGACTCGAAGTACAGCCTCGTGATCTACGCGGCCAAGCGGGCCCGCCAGATCAACGCGTACTACTCGCAGCTCGGCGAGGGCCTCCTCGAGTACGTCGGTCCGCTCGTCGACACCCACGTCCACGAGAAGCCGCTCTCCATCGCCCTGCGGGAGATCAACGCGGGTCTGCTGACGTCCGAGGCCATCGAGGGCCCGGGTCAGTAG
- the coaBC gene encoding bifunctional phosphopantothenoylcysteine decarboxylase/phosphopantothenate--cysteine ligase CoaBC: MSKPKVVLGVGGGIAAYKACELLRRLTESGHDVRVVPTASALHFVGAATWSALSGHPVSTEVWDDVHEVPHVRIGQQADLVVVAPATADMLARAAHGLADDLLTNTLLTARCPVVFAPAMHTEMWEHPATQDNVATLRRRGAVVIEPAVGRLTGVDTGKGRLPDPAEIFEVCRRVLARGAAEPDLAGRHVVVSAGGTREPLDPVRFLGNRSSGKQGYALARTAAARGARVTLVAANTALPDPAGVDLVRVGTAVQLREAVLKAAADADAVVMAAAVADFRPAAYAAGKIKKKDGEDPAPITLVRNPDILAEISAERARPGQVIVGFAAETDDVLANGRKKLERKGCDLLVVNEVGERRTFGAEENEAVVLAAGGGETHVPHGPKEALADTVWDLVAARLG; encoded by the coding sequence GTGAGCAAGCCCAAGGTCGTTCTGGGGGTCGGTGGCGGCATCGCCGCCTACAAGGCGTGCGAGCTGCTGCGCAGGCTGACCGAGTCGGGTCACGACGTGCGTGTGGTGCCGACCGCCTCCGCGCTGCACTTCGTCGGCGCCGCGACCTGGTCCGCCCTGTCCGGCCACCCCGTCTCCACCGAGGTCTGGGACGACGTCCACGAGGTCCCGCACGTCCGCATCGGACAGCAGGCCGACCTGGTGGTCGTCGCCCCCGCCACCGCCGACATGCTCGCCAGGGCCGCCCACGGCCTCGCCGACGACCTGCTGACCAACACCCTGCTCACCGCCCGCTGTCCGGTGGTCTTCGCCCCCGCGATGCACACCGAGATGTGGGAGCACCCGGCCACCCAGGACAACGTGGCGACGCTGCGCCGCCGCGGCGCCGTCGTCATCGAACCGGCGGTCGGCCGGCTGACCGGCGTCGACACCGGCAAGGGCCGGCTGCCCGACCCGGCGGAGATCTTCGAGGTCTGCCGCCGTGTGCTCGCCCGGGGCGCGGCCGAGCCCGACCTCGCCGGGCGGCACGTCGTCGTCAGCGCCGGCGGCACCCGTGAGCCCCTCGACCCCGTCCGCTTCCTCGGCAACCGTTCCTCCGGCAAGCAGGGCTACGCCCTCGCGCGGACGGCGGCGGCCCGTGGGGCCCGGGTCACGCTCGTCGCCGCCAACACCGCCCTGCCGGACCCGGCGGGCGTGGACCTGGTCCGGGTCGGCACGGCCGTGCAGTTGCGGGAGGCGGTACTGAAGGCCGCCGCGGACGCCGACGCGGTGGTCATGGCCGCCGCGGTCGCCGACTTCCGCCCCGCGGCCTACGCGGCCGGCAAGATCAAGAAGAAGGACGGCGAGGACCCCGCGCCCATCACGCTGGTACGCAATCCGGACATCCTCGCGGAGATATCAGCCGAACGGGCGCGGCCCGGACAGGTGATCGTGGGCTTCGCCGCGGAGACCGACGACGTCCTCGCCAACGGGCGCAAGAAGCTCGAGCGCAAGGGCTGTGACCTGCTCGTGGTCAACGAGGTGGGGGAGCGCAGGACCTTCGGCGCGGAGGAGAACGAGGCCGTGGTGCTGGCCGCCGGCGGCGGTGAGACCCACGTGCCGCACGGTCCGAAGGAGGCGCTGGCCGACACCGTGTGGGACCTGGTGGCCGCCCGGCTGGGCTGA
- the metK gene encoding methionine adenosyltransferase, with protein MSRRLFTSESVTEGHPDKIADQISDTILDALLREDPTSRVAVETLITTGLVHVAGEVTTKTYADIATLVRDKILEIGYDSSKKGFDGASCGVSVSIGAQSPDIAQGVDTAYESRVEGGAAGDGFDELDRQGAGDQGLMFGYASDETPTLMPLPIFLAHRLSKRLSDVRKNGTIPYLRPDGKTQVTIEYDGDKAVRLDTVVVSSQHASDIDLDSLLAPDIREFVVEPELKALLDDGIKLDTEGYRLLVNPTGRFEIGGPMGDAGLTGRKIIIDTYGGMARHGGGAFSGKDPSKVDRSAAYAMRWVAKNVVAAGLASRCEVQVAYAIGKAEPVGLFVETFGTHKVEPEKIEKAIDEVFDLRPAAIIRDLDLLRPIYAQTAAYGHFGRELPDFTWERTDRVDALREAAGL; from the coding sequence GTGTCCCGTCGCCTGTTCACCTCGGAGTCCGTGACCGAGGGTCACCCCGACAAGATCGCTGACCAGATCAGCGACACCATTCTCGACGCGCTTCTGCGCGAGGACCCGACCTCCCGGGTCGCCGTGGAGACACTGATCACCACCGGCCTGGTGCACGTGGCCGGCGAGGTCACGACCAAGACCTACGCGGACATCGCGACCCTGGTCCGGGACAAGATCCTCGAGATCGGCTACGACTCCTCCAAGAAGGGCTTCGACGGCGCCTCCTGCGGCGTGTCCGTCTCGATCGGCGCGCAGTCCCCGGACATCGCGCAGGGCGTGGACACGGCGTACGAGTCGCGGGTCGAGGGTGGCGCCGCGGGCGACGGCTTCGACGAGCTGGACCGGCAGGGCGCGGGCGACCAGGGCCTGATGTTCGGCTACGCCTCCGACGAGACCCCGACGCTGATGCCGCTGCCGATCTTCCTGGCGCACCGGCTGTCCAAGCGCCTGTCGGACGTGCGCAAGAACGGCACGATCCCCTACCTGCGCCCGGACGGCAAGACCCAGGTCACCATCGAGTACGACGGCGACAAGGCGGTCCGCCTCGACACCGTGGTCGTCTCCTCGCAGCACGCCTCCGACATCGACCTGGACTCGCTGCTGGCGCCCGACATTCGCGAGTTCGTCGTCGAGCCGGAGCTGAAGGCGCTGCTGGACGACGGCATCAAGCTGGACACCGAGGGCTACCGGCTGCTGGTCAACCCCACCGGCCGGTTCGAGATCGGCGGCCCGATGGGCGACGCCGGACTGACCGGTCGCAAGATCATCATCGACACCTACGGCGGTATGGCCCGCCACGGCGGCGGCGCCTTCTCCGGCAAGGACCCGTCCAAGGTGGACCGCTCGGCCGCGTACGCGATGCGCTGGGTCGCCAAGAACGTGGTGGCGGCGGGCCTGGCCTCCCGCTGCGAGGTCCAGGTCGCCTACGCGATCGGCAAGGCCGAGCCGGTGGGCCTCTTCGTGGAGACCTTCGGCACCCACAAGGTGGAGCCCGAGAAGATCGAGAAGGCGATCGACGAGGTCTTCGACCTGCGTCCGGCCGCCATCATCCGCGACCTCGACCTGCTCCGCCCGATCTACGCCCAGACCGCCGCCTACGGCCACTTCGGCCGCGAGCTGCCCGACTTCACCTGGGAGCGCACCGACCGCGTGGACGCGCTGCGCGAGGCGGCGGGTCTGTAG